The Kiritimatiellaceae bacterium genome includes the window TTGATCAGCGCAATCGGACCGTGCTTCATTTCGCCGGCCGCGTAGCCTTCGGCGTGCTGATAGGAAATTTCTTTATTCTTGAGCGCGCCTTCCAGCGCGGTCGGATAGTTGAACTTGCGCCCCAGATAAAGCGAACTCGGACCGTCGTGATGCTTTTCGCTGATCGCTTTGATTTCGTCTTTCTTCTGAATCACGTAATGCACTGCATCAGGAACTTCCTGCAAATCTGCCAGATAATCCTTCACCTGATCCGGCGTCAGATTGCCGCGCACCCCGGCGACGTAAAGGGCAAACAGAGCGAACGCCATCTGCTGTGCGGTGTACGCCTTGGTCGAAGCCACACCGATTTCAGGTCCGCAGTTCGTAAAGAAAACGGAGTCGCTTTCGCGCACCACGGAACTGCCCTCGACATTGCAAATGGCAAAAACCTTACAGCCCCACTCTTTCGCCATACGGATTGAAGCCAGTGTGTCCGCCGTTTCGCCCGACTGCGAAACCGGAATGATCAGCGTACCGGGATCAATCTTCGGGTCACGGTAGCGGAACTCGCTGGCCAAATCGGTTTCAACCGCGATACCGGTCAGATTTTCCAGCAGGAGCTTGCCGTACATTCCGGCGTGATAAGCCGTTCCGCAGGATACGATCATGATGCGGTTGAGTTTGCGGAAATAATCAGGACTCAGGCTCGATCCGATATCAATCTTCCCTTCTGCCGAAACGTGCTTGTCCAGCATGGCGCGCAGAATCCGCGGCTGTTCATGAATCTCTTTCAGCATGAACGTTTCGAATCCGGCGCACTCGGCGGCCTCAGCCTGAAATTTGATTTCCTTGATTTCCGGCACGACTTTTTTGCCGTCCATCGTGCAGATTTCCACGCTGTCCTCGCGCAAAACGGCCATCTCGCCGTCGTTCAGGTAAATCGCTTTTTTGATCCGGTTGATAATGGCCGGCACGTCGCTGGCAATGAAGTTTTCCTTTTCGCCCAGCCCGATGATCAGCGGACTGCCCTTGCGGGCGCAGTAGATGGCGTCCGGCTCGTCACGGAACAGGATTCCCAGCGCATAGGCTCCACGTAGCCGTTTCAGCGTGGTCAAAATCGCTTCGACCGGCGATTTCGCGCCGTCCTTTAGCGCCTGCTGGATTAAATGCGGAACCACTTCGGTATCGGTTTGGGAAATAAACTTATATCCCTTAGCCGTCAGCTCTTCGCGCAGCTCGGCGTAGTTTTCGATAATTCCGTTGTGCACCACCGCAACAGCCCGATCTGAACTGAAGTGCGGATGGGAATTAATCTGTGACGGCGCGCCGTGCGTCGCCCAGCGGGTATGGCCGATTCCGCGGGTTCCTTTGACCGGCTCTGCCGCCAGCATCTTCTCCAGATTAGCCAATCGCCCGACTTCCTTGCTCGACGAAATTTTACCGCCGCTAAGCACCGCAATGCCCGCCGAGTCATATCCCCGGTATTCCAGCCGTTGCAGGCCGTCGATCAGGATCGGGGCGGCTTCTTTACTGCCAATATAACCAACTACTCCGCACATAAATTATTACTCCTTCTGGAATCGATAAAAACCGGGCCGCAGTGTGCCTGAGAAACACCTCGAAAACAAAACTAAAAAACCGGCAGACATCTCCGCCCGACCCTTGGGCACATTTGCGGAAAAAAGGGTTGCACGCCGCATCCTTTTCCTGTTTTATCCCCGCTTCACCGAACCATTGAGGAAACTGATTTATGGCAAAAACGAGCAGTATCGTTAAAAACAACAAGCGCATGAAGCTGGTCAAAAAGTACTACGCCAAGCGTATCGAGCTGAAGACTATTATCCATAACCCGAAAACGTCCTACGAAGACCGCATGGCCGCCTTCGACAAGCTTCGCAAACTTCCGCGCAACGCCAATCCGGTTCGCGTCCAGAGCCGTTGCCGCGTAACCGGACGTCCGCGTGCCGTTTACAAAAAATTCGGTCTTTCCCGCATCACCCTGCGCGAAATGGCCTCGAACGGACTCATCCCCGGCATGACCAAAGCCAGCTGGTAACACAAGATTCAGCCGGTTCATAAACGCTCTCCAATCCGGAGGGCGTTTTTTTTGCATCCGGGCACAAAAAAACCGGCCCCTTAGGACCGGCTTTCGATAGCGCATTGTTCTCTTAGGCTTTGGTTACCAAGCCCGAACGAATCGCCTTGGCAGAAACCCAGACGCGGCGCACGGTGCCGTTTTCGTCTTTGATGCGGACATGCTGAAGGTTCGCCTTAAATTTACGTTTCGTGGCGCTGGTCACGTGCAGACCGATACCGCCTTTGCTCTTTCTCAAACCCTTACGGACAATCCGGCGGCCTGAAACCGTTCCCTTACCTGTCATTTCACATTTAGCCATGGTTCTTCCTCACAATCTAAAAATTTACCTCAAAGAGTGGCGTAATCTACGGACTGACCCTCCCCTTGGCAAGCGCCAAATCACACCAATTCCGAAAACACCGCATCGCTCACAAAAAGGGCTTCCTCGGTAAGCCGGACGTGCCGTCCGGCAATCTCCAGTAAGCCCTCTTTTTCTAAAGTCCGAAGCGTTTCCTCCAAGGTTTTCCAGAGGCCGGAAGAAACCTCGACACCCGCAATCTGTCGCAATCCCATCACCAGAGTCTCGCGCTCCTTCGCCTCCGGATCGAGCGTTTCCTCAAACTCCCGGCAAGGATCGTTCGCGCAATAATCGTCCAGATCGGAAACGTTCGCCCAGCGTGTCCCTTTCCAGTGCGAATGCGCCGCCGGGCCGCATCCGAAATATTCGCCGCCGTTCCAGTAGAGCCGATTATGCCGACACTCGAACCCCGGCTTCGCGAAGTTAGAAATTTCGTAGTGCACAAATCCGGCGGCCTTCAACCGTCCGCGAATCCGGTCGTACATGTCACGCTCTAACTCTTCGTCCAGTTTAGGCAGATTGCGCTTTGTCAGCGGCGTTCCTTCCTCGTACATCAAATTATAAATTGCGATATGCTCCGGATTGAGAGCCAGCGCCCGGTCGAGATCGGACTCCAGCATGTCCATCGTTTGGCCAGGCACACCAAAAATCAGATCTAGGCTGATATTTTCAAAGCCCGCGGCGCGCGCCAGCCGGAAAGCGGCCTCCGCCTGTTCCGCCGAATGAATCCGCCCCAAAGTTTCCAGACAGCGGGAATCAAACGACTGAATCCCGATAGAAAGCCGGTTCACGCCGCTTCGCTTCAACAACGCCAGCTTCGCCGCGTCCACGGTTCCTGGATTGGCTTCGACCGAAAACTCCGCCGGATGAAATTTTTCGAATGACGGAAAGAACGATTCCAACATCTGGATGTCCGGAGCCGTCGGCGTACCGCCGCCGATAAAAATGGTCTCCGGCGAAAAATCTTCCGGCAAATTTTTAATCTCTTTCCCTAAAGCACTGAAAAACTGTTCCTGTTTTTTCCATGGGTTGCCTGCCCTGAGCTCTGTCGAAGGGGAAACAACAGAATAAAAAGCGCAGTAGGAACACTTGCGCTCGCAGAACGGAATATGAATGTACAGGCCGGACATAATGGTTAACGGTCAGTTTTCCGCTCCGGACTGATCCGTCAACCGGCGGCGACTCTCCGGCAGTTCCTTGTAGTTCGTGCGGATTGAAACCTTTCGTCGGCTCTTTTTCTCCAGCTCCTTGCGGGCATTCCCTGCCACCTTACCTCCGGCACGGGCCGCCTTTCGGTTTTCCGGAAGTCCCTGCGCCTCGGTATTGCGGGCAATTTCCGTAGTGGAAGCTTCGCCCAGCATAGTGAAAATCAGCTCCAGATCGGTCATGTGGTCACGCAAGTTGTCACCAGTGTGGTTCAGTGCCTTGAAGTCGCGATATTCCGTCGGAGTCATCCCGAACGTCGCCTTGCTGATTTCGGCGGTTAAAATGGCATATTCCAGCTGTTCCTTAACTCCGCGCCTCTTCCACTCGTCGGTCAGCTCATCACGAACCGCAATGCCGCGCATCCGCTTCTCGATCCAATCCTCGGAGTAGCCTTTTTGCCGGTAAATCTCTTTTACGCGCTGAGCCGCAATCTCGGGGTTTTCGATCTCCTGCAGGCGTTCATAGCCGACTTTCGCCAGCCAGCGCTTAAACGGCTCGGCCTTCGGCGATGGCACAGACTGGATCAGGCGGAGGATTCCCTCGATATTCGCGGACTGGATTTTGCGCTTTTTGCCGTCTGCCGCAGTCATTTCAACCAGGGTACAAATTGTACCCCAGTTCGAATTCAGCTCCGGGTCACGGCTTTTGAGCTTTTTGACGTACTGCTTCACATCGGAACTGCCGGTCAGGATTTCGAGCACATCCTGAATGGCGAAATACCACTTCTGATCGGCCTCATTCCAAACCCGCCGCACCTGCTTTTCCTCAAACAGAACCAGATTGTTCATTTTTCTTCTCCTGCTTTGTCCAAACATTGGAATCTATGGGCGGATGCAGTCGCCGGTAATCAGTCCGGCAGGCGTTGGATAGCTGGCCGGAATGCCGGGCGCGGTGACGGTTTCACCGGCTTCTATTTTTCCGGCGACCTGTTGATTCAGTTCGAGAAGCTGGGCAAGCAGATCGGCTTTCGCGGAAAATCCGTAGGCGGCGAGGACGGCGGCGTCCAGTGCGGCGTGGGCGTCTTTGAGCGGATTGGCGCCGGGCAGTTCGAGCGTCCGGTAAAGGGCGCGCAGTCCGCCCTTCATTTTCGGCAAGGTCTCGGCACGGATGCGCCGCACTTCGCGTCCGGCGGCGGCCACCGCTTCGATTTGTTTGGTACTCGGCGTCTGCGGCCACGGAAAAGTGTCAAAGACGGAACTGGACGTGTAGGTAAGCCTCTCTGTCAGTTTCGAGGATTTTGTTAGAAACCATAACCAATGCGGGTGCGCTTGTAGAATGCCATATGAATAATCATCGTCGAACGCGAAAACCCGAAGACGGTGGTCGGGTCGAATAGTCGGATGGACAAAGGCAAAAGTCGGACGCTTGATGATTTCTGGACATGCGATGTAACGCGAAAGGCGATTGATTGAATCGACCATTTCCTTTCGACATCGAAAGTGCTGCCACCATGTTTTAAGCCACGTTTGATCCTGCCCTTTGTCTTTGCCTGTTTCGCCGCGTTCGCGTTCTGCGTATTCCTGAATATGCGGAAGAACCGTAGCTTCAACGCGGGCGAATGGTGCTTCATAGCTTTTCGCATCGAGAATGTTCATCTGCTGAAAGTCTATGATCCATCGCTCAGGCTTACCTGAAGTCACCAGCTCGTCCC containing:
- the rpsN gene encoding 30S ribosomal protein S14, with amino-acid sequence MAKTSSIVKNNKRMKLVKKYYAKRIELKTIIHNPKTSYEDRMAAFDKLRKLPRNANPVRVQSRCRVTGRPRAVYKKFGLSRITLREMASNGLIPGMTKASW
- a CDS encoding Bro-N domain-containing protein; translation: MNNLVLFEEKQVRRVWNEADQKWYFAIQDVLEILTGSSDVKQYVKKLKSRDPELNSNWGTICTLVEMTAADGKKRKIQSANIEGILRLIQSVPSPKAEPFKRWLAKVGYERLQEIENPEIAAQRVKEIYRQKGYSEDWIEKRMRGIAVRDELTDEWKRRGVKEQLEYAILTAEISKATFGMTPTEYRDFKALNHTGDNLRDHMTDLELIFTMLGEASTTEIARNTEAQGLPENRKAARAGGKVAGNARKELEKKSRRKVSIRTNYKELPESRRRLTDQSGAEN
- the hemW gene encoding radical SAM family heme chaperone HemW, whose translation is MSGLYIHIPFCERKCSYCAFYSVVSPSTELRAGNPWKKQEQFFSALGKEIKNLPEDFSPETIFIGGGTPTAPDIQMLESFFPSFEKFHPAEFSVEANPGTVDAAKLALLKRSGVNRLSIGIQSFDSRCLETLGRIHSAEQAEAAFRLARAAGFENISLDLIFGVPGQTMDMLESDLDRALALNPEHIAIYNLMYEEGTPLTKRNLPKLDEELERDMYDRIRGRLKAAGFVHYEISNFAKPGFECRHNRLYWNGGEYFGCGPAAHSHWKGTRWANVSDLDDYCANDPCREFEETLDPEAKERETLVMGLRQIAGVEVSSGLWKTLEETLRTLEKEGLLEIAGRHVRLTEEALFVSDAVFSELV
- the glmS gene encoding glutamine--fructose-6-phosphate transaminase (isomerizing), whose amino-acid sequence is MCGVVGYIGSKEAAPILIDGLQRLEYRGYDSAGIAVLSGGKISSSKEVGRLANLEKMLAAEPVKGTRGIGHTRWATHGAPSQINSHPHFSSDRAVAVVHNGIIENYAELREELTAKGYKFISQTDTEVVPHLIQQALKDGAKSPVEAILTTLKRLRGAYALGILFRDEPDAIYCARKGSPLIIGLGEKENFIASDVPAIINRIKKAIYLNDGEMAVLREDSVEICTMDGKKVVPEIKEIKFQAEAAECAGFETFMLKEIHEQPRILRAMLDKHVSAEGKIDIGSSLSPDYFRKLNRIMIVSCGTAYHAGMYGKLLLENLTGIAVETDLASEFRYRDPKIDPGTLIIPVSQSGETADTLASIRMAKEWGCKVFAICNVEGSSVVRESDSVFFTNCGPEIGVASTKAYTAQQMAFALFALYVAGVRGNLTPDQVKDYLADLQEVPDAVHYVIQKKDEIKAISEKHHDGPSSLYLGRKFNYPTALEGALKNKEISYQHAEGYAAGEMKHGPIALINDALPVICICTKTSDEVYEKMLSNIKEVEARSGRIIAVATEGDTEIAKLAGDIIYVPEVRDEFTPMVNVVGLQLLAYYAARARGTDIDKPRNLAKSVTVE
- the rpmB gene encoding 50S ribosomal protein L28, translated to MAKCEMTGKGTVSGRRIVRKGLRKSKGGIGLHVTSATKRKFKANLQHVRIKDENGTVRRVWVSAKAIRSGLVTKA